In Uranotaenia lowii strain MFRU-FL chromosome 2, ASM2978415v1, whole genome shotgun sequence, one genomic interval encodes:
- the LOC129747389 gene encoding lactoylglutathione lyase produces the protein MVPMCAGRFLLKPWFTLIRSSAITRKCSSMGEAQGLTDKEAKELLKLPDAETKDFLFQQTMYRIKDPRASIPFYNEVLGMNLLCKLDFPEAKFSLYFMGYEDIVDQPTDKKECIRWAMSRKATLELTHNWGTETDPDQKYHNGNAEPRGYGHIGIMVPDVTKACARFDKLGVEYVKRPEDGRMKGLAFIKDPDGYWIEIFNANKVC, from the exons ATGGTTCCCATGTGTGCCGGTCGTTTTCTGCTCAAGCCTTG GTTTACGCTTATACGTAGCAGTGCAATAACAAGAAAGTGCAGCAGCATGGGTGAAGCACAAGGATTGACCGATAAGGAGGCCAAGGAACTTCTGAAACTTCCGGATGCCGAAACGAAG GATTTCCTGTTCCAACAAACCATGTACCGCATTAAGGATCCTCGTGCATCCATTCCGTTCTACAATGAGGTACTGGGAATGAACTTGCTGTGCAAATTGGATTTCCCCGAGGCCAAGTTTTCGCTTTACTTTATGGG ttacgAAGACATTGTCGATCAGCCAACGGATAAGAAAGAGTGCATTCGATGGGCGATGAGCAGGAAAGCAACCCTGGAACTTACCCA TAACTGGGGCACGGAAACGGATCCGGATCAGAAGTATCACAACGGAAATGCGGAACCTCGTGGGTACGGGCACATCGGTATCATGGTGCCGGATGTGACCAAAGCTTGTGCCCGGTTTGATAAGCTGGGTGTAGAATACGTTAAACGTCCGGAGGATGGCCGCATGAAGGGATTGGCGTTCATCAAGGATCCCGACGGTTAttggattgaaattttcaacgcTAACAAGGTGTGTTAA